GTTGAAGAAAAGCTCGATCTTCGGCGCATTCGAAGAGACGCGTACATCGATCAGCTGTCCTTCCGAGAAATCCCAGTAGGGGAAAATATGAACCATTGGCTTCACGCGATAATCGGTCCATTCCGCCTGATAAATATAGAAGGCATCCTTCTTGAAGCCGGCCGTATCGATCTGTCCGAAATAGGAGTTCTTCGTATGGTAAGGGGTTGGCTCTCCGATGTAATCGAAGCCCGTCCACAGAAATTGCCCGAGGGAGAAGGCGGCATCACGGTCAGCGATAATGCAGGCTTCCGTGCTTTTTGCTCCCCAGCTAGTAGAGCTGTTGCCAAGCGAGGAGCATTGCTCGTCGTCGTCCGCCAGAACGGACTGGGCGAGCGGGAAGTGATAGATACCCCGGCTTTGTACCGTCGAGCAGGTCTCGCTGCCGTAAATATACCAGTCCGGATGCTCCTCATGATGCTGCTTATAATATTTGTCCCCGTAATTATAGCCGGCGAATTGAACCAGATCGGCGCATTTCTGAGCATTCTCCCAAGGCATATAGTTTGAACCGATTGTGACAACGGCATTGCCCTTCGGATCATGGAAATGCACTTTGTCCCGAAGTTCTACCGTCAGCGTCTGTCCGCGTTCGTCGGCATGGGTATCGTAGATTTCATTGCCGATACTCCACATCAGCATGCTTGGATGGTTCCGGTCTCTGCGGACCCAGCTGGCGATATCTTTTTTCCACCAGTCCTTGTAAAATCTCGCAAAGTCGTACGGCGTCTTCGCCCGTTCCCACATGTCGTACGCTTCGGAGACGATAAGCACGCCCATCTCATCGGCCAATTCCATCAGCTCGACCGCCGGCATATTGTGGGCTGTCCGGATCGCGTTAACGCCCATTTCCTGTAGGAGGGCTATTTGTCTTCTCAGGGCCGTCTTGTTGACGGCAGCGCCAAGAGAACCGAGGTCATGATGCTGACAAACCCCTTGAAGCTTGACAGGCCGGCCATTCAGGAAGAAGCCTTTCTCGGTATCGAAATCGAAGGTGCGGAAGCCGAAGTTTTGCTCTTCCGAATCCAATACGTTACCTTCGACGATTAATTCCGTTTGGAGCTTGTAGAGGCTCGGCTCGTCTAGATCCCAAAGCCTCGGCTGCTGAACCGCAAGCACCTGGTTGAAGGCTGCGGTCGAGCCGGACTCCGGCTGAATAAGGGCTTCGGACTGGCTAATAACCGTCGCTGCGGCATCCAGGATCGTATGTCGAAGCTTAATTCCGGAAGAATCGGTGAGGTTTGCAAATACAACCTCGGTATCGATATCAACAGACCAGGTACCGCTTGTATTCTTTTTAGCGGAAATATAAATGCCGTCGGAGGCGATACGGGTATCCGGCGAGGTAATGAGCCATACCGGCCTGTAAATTCCTGCCCCGGAATACCAGCGGGAGTTCGGAGATTCATGAATAACCTGAACGAGAATTTCATTTTCGCCCCTTGTAAGCAAGGAGGTGATATCGAATTCAAAGGTCGAGTAGCCATTCTTCCACGTACCGGCAACACGACCGTTCACATAAACCGTCGAATTCATGTAAACGCCTTCAAAGCGAAGCGCAAACTTCTTATTTGCGGGAAGGTCTTCGAAGCGGATCGCTTTGCGGTACCAGCCGATGCTGTTCTCATACAGATTGTTAGAGTCATAGATTAACCAGTCATGCGGGAGTGTAATAGGCGACCAGTCGATACCGCCTTGCAGGATGGCATCAAGCTCTGTACCGAGTGGGTGCTTGGAGAAAAACCAGTCATTATTCAGCTTTTGTTTCTGGCTCATGGGAGAACTCCTTTCGTTCTGACGATTCTATTTCGATAGTGGCATCAGGTGTGCGGGAGTGCAATGAAATTAGAGAAGAAGTAATATTATTCGAGTATATTATTTAATTTTTTAAGTGAGCAATTATACAATTGTACAAATACGTCCGATCCTATAGAATTAAGAAATAAGTCCCAGTTATGTATAACTATCGGAGGGTCTCCGGTAACAGAAGGGGAGATGAGACCAATCTCAGCCATTCGATTGCACTTATTACATGCGAAAATCGCACAGCAGTCTGTAGCCGTTAGAACTAACGAAGGAAAAATGTGGAGCGGGACAATCGAAAAGGTAGAGGAACAGTTCGTGCAGCTGCGTTACCAGTCCAACGTGCTTGTGCATGTTCCGATCTCCGTCATCGAGGAAGTTAGACAATCTTAGGCAAGGAAGAGGCGAGCCTGCATAGGTTTGCCTTTTTTAATTTCCCAGAGTTCATAAGTTGCCAGCCGTTAATCTTGTGCAAGAAAAGTCGGATAGGGAGAATCCGCTTTTGTTAATCTAATGATGAAGAAAGGAGGGGAAACGGATGAATACGCTGGAGCATATGAATCAGGCTCTGAAATATATCGAGGATCATTTGGCTGAGGAGATCGATCTTAAGGAAGCGGCCAGACGGGCGCACTGCTCGGAATACCATTTCTCGCGGATGTTTTCGTTTCTTGCAGGGGTTCCCTTATCTGAATATATCCGTAGGAGGAGATTGACGTTAGCGGCTTTTGATCTGATGAACTCTTCCTCCAGAGTGATCGACGTGGCGGTCAAATACGGTTATACCTCCGCGGATTCGTTCAGCAAGGCATTCCAGGCTGTTCACGCGGTTACACCGTCCGAGGCAAGACAGCTTGGGCAACCTTTGAAAGCTTTTCCCCGTATGTCCTTTCAATTAACGATAACAGGGGGAGACGAAATGAAATACCGGATGGAGGACAAGGAAGCCTTCCGCATTGTTGGACTGATGAGCGGGTACCGATTGTATTTGAAGGCGTAAACCCGGAGATTGCCGCGATGTGGCAGAGCTTGACCGAGGAGCGGATCCGCGAGCTTAAAGCATTGTCCAACGTGACGCCAACAGGCTTAATTAGCGCCTCCGTTAATTTCTCCGAGGGCCGCATGGAGGAAAAAGGCGGGCTGGACCATTATATCGGTGTAGCAACGAGTTCCGCATGTCCGGAGCCTTACAGCGAATTGTGGGTTGAAGCCGGAACATGGGCTGTATTCGAAGCGATAGGGCCATTCCCGGCAACGCTGCAGAATGTATGGGGACGCATCTATTCGGAATGGTTCCCATCCTCCAATTATGAAGCGGCGCAAGGTCCGGAGATTTTGTGGAATGAGCATAAGGATACCGGTTCGCCAACATTCAGGAGCGAAATATGGGTACCGGTCATTCAGAAGGGATAGATCAGGCGAGAAGAAGAGGGAGATCCTCTTCTTTTTTTGCTTTACACAGGAACATACGTTTGGTATTATTCGATATGTGAGTATAATTGCCAATAATTAGGGAGTTGAATGGTGATGAAGAGGGCGAAAATCGAGAATTCTCTTACGGTCTTATTGGTTTCCAATCTGGCAGAGTCGCAGAAGTATTACGCGGAAGCTTTAGGCTGTGAAGTGAATGACTATTGGGCAATAAGGGATCATTTTGGCCTGGGCTTCAAGCTTATTCAGGCGGAAGACAGCAAGGATGTACGTCCAAACAGAGGAATATGGAATACGTATGCTTATGTACAGACCCATCAAGAGCTGGATATTCTCTATGCGGAATTAAAAGTAAACGGGGCAATCATTGAAGCTGAGCCTGTCCTATCCGAGCATGATTGGGGAGTATGGAAGGAGTTTTCGGTGAAGGATCCGGATGGTTACGTCATCGGATTTGGTTCCGGGAATAAGAATGAGGAATAACGGTATGTGACATCGGAAAATAAGATATTTTATTCTATAACGATAAAGTGGTTGTACAGGACCGTTCCTGTACAGCCTTTTTTTTGATTCACTATCATGCCGATCTGGTGCGCCGAGAAATTCCGGAATGTGACGATCTTCGATAATACGGCAGCTCGTA
This region of Paenibacillus sp. JDR-2 genomic DNA includes:
- a CDS encoding glycoside hydrolase family 2 TIM barrel-domain containing protein, translated to MSQKQKLNNDWFFSKHPLGTELDAILQGGIDWSPITLPHDWLIYDSNNLYENSIGWYRKAIRFEDLPANKKFALRFEGVYMNSTVYVNGRVAGTWKNGYSTFEFDITSLLTRGENEILVQVIHESPNSRWYSGAGIYRPVWLITSPDTRIASDGIYISAKKNTSGTWSVDIDTEVVFANLTDSSGIKLRHTILDAAATVISQSEALIQPESGSTAAFNQVLAVQQPRLWDLDEPSLYKLQTELIVEGNVLDSEEQNFGFRTFDFDTEKGFFLNGRPVKLQGVCQHHDLGSLGAAVNKTALRRQIALLQEMGVNAIRTAHNMPAVELMELADEMGVLIVSEAYDMWERAKTPYDFARFYKDWWKKDIASWVRRDRNHPSMLMWSIGNEIYDTHADERGQTLTVELRDKVHFHDPKGNAVVTIGSNYMPWENAQKCADLVQFAGYNYGDKYYKQHHEEHPDWYIYGSETCSTVQSRGIYHFPLAQSVLADDDEQCSSLGNSSTSWGAKSTEACIIADRDAAFSLGQFLWTGFDYIGEPTPYHTKNSYFGQIDTAGFKKDAFYIYQAEWTDYRVKPMVHIFPYWDFSEGQLIDVRVSSNAPKIELFFNDNSLGTYDIDHVHGQKLLGEWQIPYTKGILRAVAYDESGNVIATDIQSSFGDAETVLLTPDKTAIAADGSDLVFIEISALDRNNLPVANANNRIHVTVEGPGRLVGLDNGDSADYDSYKGTNRRMFSGKLLAVIAPTLESGTITVRAVSNGLAAGEVTLTAVAPEPSTPGNENTLYAYAPGQAAETSSGSAASDDEIPVRKLEIICPQGNALSAENRALPVQVVIHPSQATYRDVEWRVTNAAGVDANIATLEADGHHAAVNALSDGEFYIRCATKNGADNIRLYSLMEFRTDGVGQAFINPYEFVSAGYHSESSRNLTNGNERGVATSRDGESWICFDNIDFGSYGADEITLPIFSLDSERFTIDLWEGIPGEPSASLLAQITYQKPTKWNVYQEETYRLPRRLTGITSLSFVLQRKIHLSGFQYKKAIKAFERLEALENNQIYGDTYTLTDQTIENIGNNVSLVFRDMDFGDTGTSKLAICGQSPIDNNTIHILFSGADGETKQLVEFAYTEDYCEKEYALERITGLQTVTFMFLPGSQFNFKSFQFLPE
- a CDS encoding VOC family protein, which produces MKRAKIENSLTVLLVSNLAESQKYYAEALGCEVNDYWAIRDHFGLGFKLIQAEDSKDVRPNRGIWNTYAYVQTHQELDILYAELKVNGAIIEAEPVLSEHDWGVWKEFSVKDPDGYVIGFGSGNKNEE